In Natrinema sp. SYSU A 869, the following proteins share a genomic window:
- a CDS encoding transposase, producing MKLLARAREASVPHACVGTDSGYGKYLSFRTQLREWNEPYILGVSPNDLPVIPESTPIEEPGRGSRRGRPPSEPRYFEDVIPQSPVEISAGLDEED from the coding sequence TTGAAACTACTGGCACGTGCGCGGGAGGCGTCGGTCCCCCACGCCTGCGTGGGGACCGACTCGGGGTATGGAAAGTACCTCTCGTTCCGCACGCAACTCCGTGAGTGGAATGAACCCTACATCCTCGGTGTCAGTCCCAATGATCTGCCCGTTATTCCAGAATCGACACCGATTGAGGAACCCGGACGGGGGTCGAGGCGTGGCCGACCCCCGTCCGAGCCACGATATTTCGAGGACGTGATCCCTCAGTCTCCAGTGGAGATCAGTGCTGGCCTTGATGAGGAAGACTAG